One window of the Daphnia pulex isolate KAP4 chromosome 8, ASM2113471v1 genome contains the following:
- the LOC124199937 gene encoding activin receptor type-2A-like isoform X1, which produces MGCTRQIFSVFLLASAVLLLSRVSPAESSLITTKCEYYNHTICQDTGKGCNETEYCEVAEPNKRNHCYVLWQNSSNGELQIKFKGCFLNNFGCYNQSKCVGQKEEPRKNLLFCCCEGDYCNREFSWEPLATETPPTIEGAPPLRSSQKPILNTLMYTLVPIVAITFMIVIGYWMYRRQRMAYFNELPTTEPQAIHPPSPTLTVSPVQLLEIKARGRFGAVWKGQLKTETVAVKIFPLQDKQSWLAEQEVFKLPQLDHDNILQFMSAEKRGDSLQTEFWLITAFHEKGSLCDYLKCNSLSWTELCRIAEGMARGLTHLHEEVPATKADACKPAVAHRDFKSKNVLLKSDLTACIADFGLALIFYPGRPVGDTHGQVGTRRYMAPEVLEGAINFNRDAFLRIDMYACALVLWELLSRCRGQDAPVPEYLLPFEEEVGQHPTLEDMQECVVHLKRRPVLKEMWRQRRGMDILCHTIEECWDQDAEARLSASCVLERVTALTRLYPTTTFNSGQPVRIPAFLPPPPPNLNLAPNHNNYTTMSTGSVGPIPHTESNM; this is translated from the exons ATGGGCTGCACTAGACAAATTTTTTCCGTATTTCTCCTCGCATCAGCTGTGCTACTTTTGTCAAGAG TCTCTCCAGCTGAGAGTTCACTCATAACCACAAAATGTGAATATTATAATCATACCATTTGCCAAGACACTGGAAAGGGCTGCAATGAAACAGAGTATTGTGAAGTTGCCGAACCCAACAAAAGGAATCATTGCTATGTTCTGTGGCAAAATTCAAGCAATGGAGAgcttcaaatcaaattcaag GGCTGctttttgaacaattttggCTGTTACAATCAGTCCAAATGTGTGGGTCAGAAAGAAGAACCAAGAAAAAACCTACTTTTCTGCTGTTGTGAAGGTGATTATTGCAACAGAGAATTTTCTTGGGAGCCCCTAGCAACAGAGACACCACCCACTATTG aagGTGCTCCCCCTTTGAGAAGTTCtcaaaaaccaattttgaaCACACTCATGTACACACTGGTTCCTATTGTGGCCATAACCTTCATGATTGTAATTGGGTATTGGATGTACCGTCGTCAGCGAATGGCGTACTTCAATGAA TTACCGACCACTGAGCCTCAAGCCATCCACCCTCCATCGCCAACACTGACCGTAAGCCCTGTGCAGTTATTAGAAATCAAAGCACGAGGCAGATTCGGCGCTGTTTGGAAAGGCCAGCTGAAAACCGAAACTGTGGCCGTCAAAATTTTCCCATTGCAG GACAAACAATCTTGGCTCGCCGAGCAAGAGGTTTTCAAACTACCCCAGCTTGATCATGACAACATTCTTCAATTCATGAGCGCTGAAAAGAGAGGGGATAGTCTCCAGACAGAATTTTGGTTGATTACTGCTTTCCATGAAAAAGGCTCACTCTGCGACTATCTTAAA TGCAACTCATTATCATGGACGGAACTGTGTCGGATTGCCGAAGGGATGGCCAGAGGACTGACTCACCTTCACGAAGAGGTCCCTGCTACTAAAGCCGATGCTTGCAAACCTGCCGTGGCTCACAGAGACTTCAAATCAAAGAACGTACTGCTCAAATCAGATCTAACCGCTTGTATTGCCGATTTCGGATTGGCTCTCATTTTCTACCCTGGAAGACCCGTCGGAGATACTCACGGACAA GTGGGCACTCGTCGATACATGGCACCTGAAGTATTGGAAGGTGCCATCAACTTCAATAGAGATGCATTTTTGCGAATCGACATGTACGCATGTGCTCTTGTACTATGGGAACTTCTTTCCCGTTGCCGAGGACAGGACGCACCCGTGCCAGAATACCTCCTTCCATTCGAAGAGGag GTGGGGCAACATCCGACGCTGGAGGACATGCAAGAGTGCGTGGTCCACCTCAAGCGTCGCCCCGTGCTGAAGGAAATGTGGAGGCAGCGCCGTGGTATGGACATTTTGTGCCATACCATCGAAGAGTGTTGGGATCAGGATGCCGAAGCCCGGTTGTCAGCGTCTTGTGTGCTGGAGCGTGTTACAGCTCTGACACGACTCTACCCTACGACTACGTTTAACAGCGGTCAGCCAGTAAGAATCCCTGCTTTCCTTCCACCTCCTCCgcccaatttgaatttggcacCTAACCACAACAACTACACAACCATGAGTACCGGCAGCGTGGGGCCTATCCCCCACACAGAGTCGAACATGTAG
- the LOC124199937 gene encoding activin receptor type-2A-like isoform X2 has translation MGCTRQIFSVFLLASAVLLLSRVSPAESSLITTKCEYYNHTICQDTGKGCNETEYCEVAEPNKRNHCYVLWQNSSNGELQIKFKGCFLNNFGCYNQSKCVGQKEEPRKNLLFCCCEGDYCNREFSWEPLATETPPTIGAPPLRSSQKPILNTLMYTLVPIVAITFMIVIGYWMYRRQRMAYFNELPTTEPQAIHPPSPTLTVSPVQLLEIKARGRFGAVWKGQLKTETVAVKIFPLQDKQSWLAEQEVFKLPQLDHDNILQFMSAEKRGDSLQTEFWLITAFHEKGSLCDYLKCNSLSWTELCRIAEGMARGLTHLHEEVPATKADACKPAVAHRDFKSKNVLLKSDLTACIADFGLALIFYPGRPVGDTHGQVGTRRYMAPEVLEGAINFNRDAFLRIDMYACALVLWELLSRCRGQDAPVPEYLLPFEEEVGQHPTLEDMQECVVHLKRRPVLKEMWRQRRGMDILCHTIEECWDQDAEARLSASCVLERVTALTRLYPTTTFNSGQPVRIPAFLPPPPPNLNLAPNHNNYTTMSTGSVGPIPHTESNM, from the exons ATGGGCTGCACTAGACAAATTTTTTCCGTATTTCTCCTCGCATCAGCTGTGCTACTTTTGTCAAGAG TCTCTCCAGCTGAGAGTTCACTCATAACCACAAAATGTGAATATTATAATCATACCATTTGCCAAGACACTGGAAAGGGCTGCAATGAAACAGAGTATTGTGAAGTTGCCGAACCCAACAAAAGGAATCATTGCTATGTTCTGTGGCAAAATTCAAGCAATGGAGAgcttcaaatcaaattcaag GGCTGctttttgaacaattttggCTGTTACAATCAGTCCAAATGTGTGGGTCAGAAAGAAGAACCAAGAAAAAACCTACTTTTCTGCTGTTGTGAAGGTGATTATTGCAACAGAGAATTTTCTTGGGAGCCCCTAGCAACAGAGACACCACCCACTATTG GTGCTCCCCCTTTGAGAAGTTCtcaaaaaccaattttgaaCACACTCATGTACACACTGGTTCCTATTGTGGCCATAACCTTCATGATTGTAATTGGGTATTGGATGTACCGTCGTCAGCGAATGGCGTACTTCAATGAA TTACCGACCACTGAGCCTCAAGCCATCCACCCTCCATCGCCAACACTGACCGTAAGCCCTGTGCAGTTATTAGAAATCAAAGCACGAGGCAGATTCGGCGCTGTTTGGAAAGGCCAGCTGAAAACCGAAACTGTGGCCGTCAAAATTTTCCCATTGCAG GACAAACAATCTTGGCTCGCCGAGCAAGAGGTTTTCAAACTACCCCAGCTTGATCATGACAACATTCTTCAATTCATGAGCGCTGAAAAGAGAGGGGATAGTCTCCAGACAGAATTTTGGTTGATTACTGCTTTCCATGAAAAAGGCTCACTCTGCGACTATCTTAAA TGCAACTCATTATCATGGACGGAACTGTGTCGGATTGCCGAAGGGATGGCCAGAGGACTGACTCACCTTCACGAAGAGGTCCCTGCTACTAAAGCCGATGCTTGCAAACCTGCCGTGGCTCACAGAGACTTCAAATCAAAGAACGTACTGCTCAAATCAGATCTAACCGCTTGTATTGCCGATTTCGGATTGGCTCTCATTTTCTACCCTGGAAGACCCGTCGGAGATACTCACGGACAA GTGGGCACTCGTCGATACATGGCACCTGAAGTATTGGAAGGTGCCATCAACTTCAATAGAGATGCATTTTTGCGAATCGACATGTACGCATGTGCTCTTGTACTATGGGAACTTCTTTCCCGTTGCCGAGGACAGGACGCACCCGTGCCAGAATACCTCCTTCCATTCGAAGAGGag GTGGGGCAACATCCGACGCTGGAGGACATGCAAGAGTGCGTGGTCCACCTCAAGCGTCGCCCCGTGCTGAAGGAAATGTGGAGGCAGCGCCGTGGTATGGACATTTTGTGCCATACCATCGAAGAGTGTTGGGATCAGGATGCCGAAGCCCGGTTGTCAGCGTCTTGTGTGCTGGAGCGTGTTACAGCTCTGACACGACTCTACCCTACGACTACGTTTAACAGCGGTCAGCCAGTAAGAATCCCTGCTTTCCTTCCACCTCCTCCgcccaatttgaatttggcacCTAACCACAACAACTACACAACCATGAGTACCGGCAGCGTGGGGCCTATCCCCCACACAGAGTCGAACATGTAG
- the LOC124199938 gene encoding histone H3-like centromeric protein cnp1: protein MRQKQQTAKVKGTKASSGVVRLGTKDHSAQFTGSPNLKTPKKILGGKRILEHSGKINKSNHPALGSPKKSKGNKTQTSVSLKASTEKAVDSAVKTPRKYRPGTKALNEIRKYQKGTDFLVQKAPFQRLVREVTDSLTDSTSRFTADALECLQTASEAFIIQVFEDSVLAMIHAKRVTLMVRDIQFIRRLRGI from the exons ATGAGGCAGAAACAACAAACTGCAAAAGTCAAAGGAACAAAGGCGAGTTCTGGAGTCGTAAG ATTAGGAACGAAGGACCATTCAGCACAATTCACTGGATCGCCTAACCTTAAGACCCCAAAGAAAATATTGGGAGGCAAAAGAATTTTGGAACATTCTGGAAAAATCAACAAGTCTAACCATCCTGCGCTTGGATCACCCAAAAAGAGTaaaggaaataaaacacaaacatCAGTTTCCCTCAAAGCAAGTACTGAAAAAGCTGTAGATTCAGCAGTCAAAACA CCTAGGAAGTATCGGCCAGGAACAAAAGCGCTGaatgaaataaggaaatatCAAAAAGGAACCGATTTCCTGGTGCAA AAAGCCCCATTCCAACGCTTAGTTCGTGAAGTCACCGATTCTCTTACAGATTCAACTTCAAG GTTTACTGCTGATGCACTTGAATGCCTACAGACTGCTTCTGAAGCTTTTATAATCCAAGTGTTTGAGGACTCGGTATTAGCCATGATTCACGCCAAGAGAGTTACGCTTATGGTTCGGGATATCCAATTCATTAGACGATTACGAGGCATATAA
- the LOC124199939 gene encoding uncharacterized protein LOC124199939 isoform X1: MRALALSVVLLVVTLAVAQNCLAAVADPRGHAGEPPVFDCTGKVGFFADLWKNCEVYYNCLEDGTKVMYGCPRENNGNPHQTYFNEAVVECVKDYQCPDPEPINPVEN; encoded by the exons ATGAGAGCTCTAGCCTTGTCCGTTGTTCTTCTAGTAG TTACATTAGCTGTTGCGCAAAACTGCCTCGCCGCTGTTGCCGATCCTAGAGGTCATGCAGGTGAGCCTCCTGTATTTGACTGTACCGGTAAAGTTGGGTTCTTTGCCGACCTGTGGAAAAATTGCGAGGTATATTACAACTGCTTGGAAGATGGAACTAAAGTGAT GTATGGTTGCCCACGTGAAAATAATGGCAATCCTCATCAAACGTACTTCAATGAAGCGGTTGTTGAATGCGTAAAAGATTACCAGTGCCCGGACCCGGAACCTATTAACCCAGTAGAGAATTAA
- the LOC124199939 gene encoding uncharacterized protein LOC124199939 isoform X2, whose product MRALALSVVLLVAVAQNCLAAVADPRGHAGEPPVFDCTGKVGFFADLWKNCEVYYNCLEDGTKVMYGCPRENNGNPHQTYFNEAVVECVKDYQCPDPEPINPVEN is encoded by the exons ATGAGAGCTCTAGCCTTGTCCGTTGTTCTTCTAGTAG CTGTTGCGCAAAACTGCCTCGCCGCTGTTGCCGATCCTAGAGGTCATGCAGGTGAGCCTCCTGTATTTGACTGTACCGGTAAAGTTGGGTTCTTTGCCGACCTGTGGAAAAATTGCGAGGTATATTACAACTGCTTGGAAGATGGAACTAAAGTGAT GTATGGTTGCCCACGTGAAAATAATGGCAATCCTCATCAAACGTACTTCAATGAAGCGGTTGTTGAATGCGTAAAAGATTACCAGTGCCCGGACCCGGAACCTATTAACCCAGTAGAGAATTAA
- the LOC124199941 gene encoding uncharacterized protein LOC124199941: MNLIKQIFPVFVFILVSYWAAADELLSNSLTESSELTDDTNVNWKQGISGRSTGYYGNQLGYSQHLPSSHRGYSGYSKISSRDSASHSSGNPIHSTSAGINSYSSLSGSSLSGPGYASYSQGYPSPAYSAHSYPSAPISSYPSSYPVPNYGPEDLAPHDYEEHHQEKNKFAKKHLALGISLPLILGPLVVIGILALLNFRAVFTVLVIRSLCTNGPFRTNFGQLCSFVDNINKRSSDDVSGFKNMGRRSQHKYSRLMSLLNSAKFIAMEHLNTMAEE, translated from the exons ATGAATCTCATCAAACAAATCTTCCCagtctttgtttttattttagtcaGTTATTGGGCTGCAGCCGATGAACTTTTGTCAAATAGTTTAACTGAATCCAG CGAACTGACGGACGATACCAATGTCAATTGGAAGCAAGGAATCAGTGGCCGGAGCACAGGTTATTATGGTAATCAACTTGGGTATTCTCAGCATCTGCCGTCATCCCATCGCGGTTACAGCGGTTACAGCAAAATTAGCTCTCGGGACTCGGCGTCCCACAGCAGCGGCAATCCAATCCACAGCACCAGCGCCGGCATAAACAGCTACTCTTCATTATCAGGATCGAGTCTATCTGGTCCTGGATACGCGTCTTATTCACAAGGTTACCCCTCACCCGCTTACTCTGCTCATTCTTACCCTTCTGCACCGATTTCCTCCTATCCCTCGTCCTATCCCGTGCCCAATTACGGACCTGAGGATTTGGCGCCGCATGATTACGAAGAGCACCACCAAGAGAAGAACAAGTTTGCGAAGAAACACCTGGCTCTAGGTATCTCTCTCCCTCTGATTCTTGGTCCGCTGGTCGTGATTGGCATTTTGGCGCTTTTGAATTTCCGCGCCGTTTTCACCGTTCTCGTCATTCGAAGTCTCTGCACCAATGGGCCCTTCAGGACGAATTTCGGTCAACTCTGCTCATTCGTCGACAATATCAACAAGCGTTCTTCGGACGACGTTAGCGGTTTCAAGAATATGGGCAGAAGATCGCAGCACAAATATTCGCGATTGATGAGCCTCCTCAACAGCGCCAAGTTCATTGCAATGGAACATCTTAATACGATGGCCGAGGAGTAA
- the LOC124199942 gene encoding collagen alpha-1(X) chain-like, with protein sequence MPCNCDSSLPAPFVDSGIITDKSVLPITRLNFGRTILEYSSGVHTLGRFECSGQKAVEGMASSCEDLWRIGHTLSGLYSVMGVTKVENIYCDFTKLPDDAGFQKWIGYNDVKSMPVYFYVQRNSQVFNATKTPIPFETAKLNLGGAMNLSTGIFTAPRTGTYFFSFTGMTVFSATSNAVQGLSIGLYLNDVLVGASEAEDSNTIKGQNDQLSLQSTLHLQAGDQIWVQIDYTQGTLPYLFDNPYHFTHFNGWLLEEDLSALLLQ encoded by the exons ATGCCGTGCAACTGCGATTCCAGTCTGCCAGCACCATTTGTCGACAGCG GGATAATAACCGACAAGAGTGTTTTGCCAATAACCCGTCTAAACTTTGGTAGAACGATTTTGGAATATTCTTCCGGAGTACACACGCTCGGCAGATTCGAATGTTCGGGACAGAAGGCCGTCGAAGGAATGGCTTCTTCTTGCGAAGATTTATGGCGTATAGGACATACGTTGAGTGGCTTGTACTCCGTCATGGGAGTTACAAAAGTCGAAAATATTTACTGTGATTTTACAAAACTTCCTGACGACGCAG GTTTCCAGAAATGGATTGGATACAATGACGTCAAATCTATGcccgtttatttttatgtcCAGAGAAACAGTCAAGTTTTCAACGCAACAAAAACTCCGATTCCCTTTGAAACAGCAAAACTCAACCTTGGAGGCGCAATGAATTTATCAACAGGAATTTTTACTGCACCTCGAACAggaacttattttttctcctttaccGGGATGACGGTGTTTTCTGCAACGTCAAATGCAGTACAAGGTCTTAGCATAGGTTTGTATCTGAATGATGTACTGGTTGGAGCGAGTGAAGCTGAAGATTCAAACACTATAAAGGGTCAAAATGATCAGTTGTCTCTTCAATCCACACTTCATTTGCAAGCAGGAGATCAAATCTGGGTACAGATTGACTATACGCAAGGAACACTGCCGTATCTTTTTGACAACCCTTATCACTTTACTCATTTTAATGGTTGGCTTTTAGAGGAAGATCTAAGTGCATTACTATTACAGTAA
- the LOC124199945 gene encoding homeobox protein MSH-D-like, translated as MTERKPNNRKDFSIERILGVERSDDRQEIAAVIKDVELSAASSSSSSSSCDEEDLFRRNIEGTVTGNSSSAHFPDASSWLQNSYGCPPFFNRGWFSQTIRPPFFTLQAPKPVGRRHRRPGADRKPRQAYSVKQLEQLESEFKVDKYLSVNKRMELSKSLSLTEVQIKTWFQNRRTKWKKQMTARFKLSAAPSPIDSASGRPFISSTVPSLWMVDWTSSAQQHQTSQQQHPVANNNVVYNSNLSPWNKTIQSQQQPAAAGRRFDDHHLLIPCVVGPAPIDSHRSDTPSQQP; from the exons ATGACGGAGCGGAAGCCAAACAATCGCAAGGATTTTTCCATCGAGCGCATCCTCGGTGTTGAGCGCTCGGACGATCGGCAAGAGATAGCGGCGGTTATTAAAGACGTTGAATTATCAGCCGCCAGCAgttccagcagcagtagcagttgCGATGAAGAAGATTTATTCCGCCGCAACATTGAAGGGACGGTGACGGGAAATTCATCGTCCGCTCATTTTCCGGACGCTTCTTCCTGGTTGCAAAACAGTTACGGTTGCCCGCCATTCTTTAACCGAGGATGGTTCAGTCAGACCATCCGACCGCCTTTCTTCACTCTTCAAG caCCGAAACCTGTCGGTCGGAGACATCGCCGACCAGGAGCCGATCGAAAACCGAGACAGGCTTATAGTGTCAAACAACTGGAGCAGCTCGAATCCGAATTTAAG GTGGACAAATACTTGAGCGTGAATAAGCGGATGGAATTATCGAAAAGCTTGTCGCTGACAGAAGTGCAGATCAAAACTTGGTTCCAGAATCGGCGCACCAAGTGGAAGAAACAAATGACGGCTCGATTTAAACTAAGCGCGGCTCCTTCGCCTATCGACTCGGCCAGCGGTAGGCCATTCATCAGCTCGACGGTGCCATCGTTGTGGATGGTTGATTGGACGTCGTCAGCCCAACAACACCAAacatcccagcagcagcatccagtGGCTAATAACAACGTCGTGTACAACAGCAATCTGTCGCCTTGGAATAAGACGATCCAGTCCCAACAACAGCCAGCGGCAGCCGGAAGGCGATTCGACgatcatcatcttcttatTCCTTGTGTCGTCGGACCGGCTCCTATCGACTCCCACAGGAGCGACACTCCGTCACAGCAGCCATAG
- the LOC124199944 gene encoding proton-associated sugar transporter A-like, with translation MAERLAGYTGNLHLLKGRALDVWHAFQENVSAQGGGLHGIKAKTSEKISGLKEKAIDSLNKGNDGDYSHVYRRKSRAELVRVSAAVMGIEFAYSAETAFVSPTLLGIGIQHRNMTLIWCLSPMIGFFLTPLLGSFSDRCKSRLGRRRPFIILLSIGIILGLLLVPNGKYFGQLMGDVYPEEELLAKEMETGGGGGGNFLVNSTAVADEADVINEVVDTSSHPWGIFLTVLGTVLLDFDADACQSPSRAYLLDVCIPEDHALGLSTFTIMAGLGGSLGYAMGGINWDATFIGVMLGGHVRAVFTLVTFIFIACVIVTLYSFSEIPLDVLSDTSNIDMVNERRMLDGQTYGKFDEDYEASKTYGTMGDNPTQVNHMGLDNPGFQESTFTEYPNNQNEFYQDPGQQQQVDQPEIQAIPHVGEISLREYVHSIIYMPKSMRILCLTNLFCWMSLVCYSLYFTDFVGEAVFGGNPKAPVGSVEREIYEEGVRFACWGMAMYSLSCSCYSFIIERLVKRFKARQVYMAGQLVYTFGMILMAVTRSPAGVIIFSWTAGVMYSTLFTMPYLLVAHYHASQVFAEDASGTRQCSTTVRGLGTDVALVSSMVFLAQFILSSSMGSIISAAGSTTAVIVSAAVLSFCGSMSASQVMYLDL, from the exons ATGGCTGAGCGTTTGGCCGGCTACACGGGCAATCTCCACCTGCTCAAAGGTAGGGCTCTGGATGTCTGGCACGCATTCCAGGAGAACGTTTCCGCCCAAGGAGGTGGACTGCACGGGATCAAAGCGAAGACGTCGGAGAAAATCTCCGGTTTGAAAGAGAAAGCCATCGACAGTTTGAATAAAGGCAACGATGGCGACTATTCCCACGTTTACAG GAGGAAATCGAGAGCGGAATTGGTCCGCGTTTCGGCGGCCGTGATGGGCATCGAATTCGCCTACTCGGCCGAAACGGCCTTTGTCTCGCCGACACTTCTCGGCATCGGCATCCAGCACCGCAACATGACGCTCATCTGGTGCCTCAGTCCAATGATCGGCTTCTTTCTCACGCCGCTACTCGGCTCGTTCAGCGATCGCTGCAAATCACGGCTCGGACGCAGACGGCCTTTCATCATCCTTTTGTCCATCGGCATCATTTTAG gcTTACTTTTGGTACCCAACGGCAAATATTTCGGCCAGCTCATGGGCGACGTCTACCCGGAGGAGGAACTTTTGGCCAAGGAGATGGAaacgggcggcggcggcggcggtaaTTTTCTGGTTAACTCGACAGCCGTGGCGGACGAGGCGGACGTTATCAATGAAGTGGTGGACACGTCTTCTCATCCGTGGGGCATTTTCCTGACCGTTTTGGGCACCGTTCTCCTTGACTTTGATGCCGACGCTTGCCAGAGCCCTTCGCGGGCTTATCTCCTGGACGTCTGCATTCCAG AGGATCACGCATTAGGTTTGAGCACATTCACAATTATGGCCGGACTCGGAGGATCATTAGGCTACGCAATGGGTGGAATTAATTGGGACGCCACGTTTATCg GCGTCATGCTGGGTGGACACGTCAGGGCCGTGTTTACACTGGTGACATTCATATTCATCGCGTGCGTCATCGTCACGTTGTACAGCTTCAGCGAGATCCCGCTCGACGTCCTCTCCGACACTTCCAATATCGACATGGTCAAT GAGCGCCGGATGTTGGATGGCCAGACGTACGGCAAGTTCGACGAGGATTACGAGGCTTCCAAGACGTACGGAACCATGGGCGATAATCCCACGCAAGTCAATCACATGGGTCTCGATAATCCTGGATTCCAAGAGTCGACTTTCACCGAGTACCCCAATAACCAG AATGAATTTTATCAAGAtcctggccagcagcagcaggtcgACCAACCGGAAATTCAAGCCATACCGCACGTGGGTGAGATCAGTCTGCGCGAATACGTTCACTCCATCATCTACATGCCGAAATCGATGAGGATCCTCTGCTTGACGAACCTGTTTTGTTGGATGTCGCTCGTTTGCTACTCGCTCTACTTTACCGATTTCGTCGGCGAGGCCGTCTTCGGTGGTAATCCCAAG GCTCCAGTGGGAAGTGTTGAACGGGAAATTTACGAGGAAGGCGTCCGTTTCGCCTGCTGGGGCATGGCCATGTACTCGTTATCCTGCTCTTGCTACTCTTTCATCATCGAGCGACTCGTCAAACGATTCAA gGCGCGACAGGTTTACATGGCCGGTCAACTAGTCTACACTTTCG GTATGATACTAATGGCTGTGACACGCAGTCCGGCTGGCGTTATCATCTTCTCCTGGACGGCCGGCGTCATGTACTCAACTCTGTTCACCATGCCCTACTTGCTGGTGGCCCATTACCACGCATCTCAAGTG TTTGCCGAGGATGCCAGCGGAACCCGTCAGTGTTCGACGACCGTCCGAGGTCTTGGTACCGACGTCGCTCTCGTGTCCTCCATGGTCTTCTTGGCTCAGTTCATCCTCTCGTCTTCAATGGGTTCAATCATTTCTGCCGCAGGCAGCACTACCGCCGTCATCGTGTCAGCTGCAGTTCTAAGTTTCTGCGGAAGCATGTCCGCCTCTCAAGTCATGTACCTTGACTTGTAG